One part of the Brachyspira sp. SAP_772 genome encodes these proteins:
- a CDS encoding sodium-translocating pyrophosphatase, protein MKYEILAQNARFFTISAAILTLAFAFYFYKWMRKQDEGTDKMKEIASHVRSGAIAYLKQQYRVIAFFFAGAFIIFAILSYALKVQNPFIPIGFLTGGFFSTLSGFLGMKTATYASARTANAASKSLNQGLTIAFRSGAVMGLTVVGLALFDISMWFIILNAWLDNSWFNTDFLALGNIARDSSEFISAKMHFVTTTMLSFGVGASFQALFARVGGGIFTKAADVGADLVGKVEAGIPEDDPRNPAVIADNVGDNVGDVAGMGADLYESYAGSILAAMSLGSAAFGYINPDISPIYAVSLPMILAAIGTLSSIIGVFFVKTKEGATMGELLKSLRVGVYVSSAIIIVVAFILVKMLLPNNLGLFVSIIVGLIAGNVVGFFTEYYTAAEYRPTQWVAEQSKTGPATVIIGGLAVGMQSTLIPVVTVVVSIILAFGFAGGFGSGASAFSQGLYGIALASVGMLSTLGITLATDAYGPIADNAGGNAEMSGLPESVRERTDALDSLGNTTAATGKGFAICSAALTAMALIAAYIEEIKVSLGRMINSGNLTSINIGTIEYTANTPSELYQKIVYSLHMNEFMNAFNIHLMNPKVLVGIFIGAMLVFFFCALTMKAVGRAAAGVVEEVRRQFREIKGLLAGEAGVKADYEKAVQICTKSAQKEMIVPSVLAIVVPVVVGFIFGVPAVIGMLVGGLTSGFAMAVMMSNAGGAWDNAKKYIEAGNLGGKKIVDENGNKITNPNHAAAVIGDTVGDPFKDTSGPSLNILIKLMSLISVVFAGAVVAFSPKIQALLGIADQIIK, encoded by the coding sequence ATGAAATACGAAATTTTAGCTCAAAATGCCCGCTTTTTCACAATATCAGCGGCAATTCTAACCTTAGCTTTTGCATTCTATTTCTATAAATGGATGCGTAAGCAAGATGAAGGTACAGACAAAATGAAAGAAATTGCTTCACATGTTCGCTCTGGTGCTATAGCTTATCTTAAACAACAATATAGAGTTATAGCTTTCTTTTTTGCTGGAGCTTTCATAATTTTTGCTATTCTTTCTTATGCTTTAAAAGTACAAAATCCTTTCATTCCTATAGGTTTCTTAACAGGAGGTTTCTTCTCAACACTTTCTGGTTTCTTAGGCATGAAAACTGCTACTTATGCATCAGCAAGAACTGCTAATGCTGCTAGCAAATCACTAAACCAAGGCTTAACTATAGCTTTCCGTTCTGGTGCTGTTATGGGTCTTACAGTTGTTGGTTTAGCTTTATTTGATATATCTATGTGGTTTATAATACTTAATGCTTGGCTTGATAATAGTTGGTTTAACACTGACTTTTTAGCTTTAGGTAATATTGCTCGTGATTCTTCAGAGTTCATATCTGCTAAGATGCACTTTGTAACTACTACAATGCTTAGCTTTGGTGTAGGTGCTTCTTTCCAAGCTTTATTTGCTCGTGTTGGCGGCGGTATATTTACAAAAGCTGCTGACGTTGGTGCTGACTTGGTAGGTAAAGTTGAAGCTGGAATACCTGAAGATGATCCTAGAAACCCTGCTGTTATAGCTGACAACGTTGGTGATAACGTGGGTGACGTTGCTGGTATGGGTGCTGACCTTTATGAATCTTATGCAGGTTCTATACTAGCTGCTATGAGTTTAGGTTCTGCTGCTTTTGGTTATATTAATCCTGATATTAGCCCTATATATGCTGTATCTCTTCCTATGATACTTGCAGCTATTGGTACTCTTTCTTCTATAATAGGTGTATTCTTCGTTAAAACTAAAGAAGGTGCTACTATGGGAGAATTATTAAAATCTTTAAGAGTTGGTGTTTACGTGAGCAGTGCTATAATAATAGTAGTTGCTTTCATATTAGTAAAAATGCTTCTTCCAAACAACTTAGGCTTATTTGTTTCTATAATTGTAGGACTTATAGCTGGTAACGTTGTTGGTTTCTTTACAGAATATTACACTGCTGCTGAATACAGACCTACTCAATGGGTTGCTGAACAATCTAAGACTGGTCCTGCTACTGTTATAATCGGCGGACTTGCTGTTGGTATGCAATCTACTTTAATACCTGTTGTTACAGTAGTTGTTTCTATTATATTAGCATTTGGTTTTGCTGGCGGTTTTGGTTCGGGTGCTTCTGCATTTTCTCAAGGTTTATATGGTATTGCTTTAGCTTCTGTTGGTATGTTATCTACTTTAGGTATCACATTAGCTACAGACGCTTATGGTCCTATAGCTGACAATGCTGGCGGTAACGCTGAGATGTCTGGTCTTCCTGAGAGTGTTAGAGAGAGAACTGATGCTTTAGACTCTTTAGGTAATACTACTGCTGCTACTGGTAAAGGTTTTGCTATATGTTCTGCTGCTTTAACTGCTATGGCTTTGATTGCTGCTTATATAGAAGAGATTAAAGTTTCTTTAGGCAGAATGATTAATTCTGGTAATTTAACTTCTATTAATATAGGTACTATAGAGTATACTGCTAACACACCTTCAGAATTATACCAAAAAATAGTTTATAGCTTACATATGAATGAGTTTATGAATGCTTTCAATATTCACTTGATGAACCCTAAAGTATTAGTTGGTATATTTATCGGTGCTATGTTAGTATTCTTCTTCTGTGCTTTAACTATGAAAGCTGTTGGTCGTGCTGCTGCTGGAGTTGTTGAGGAAGTTAGAAGACAGTTCAGAGAGATTAAAGGTTTATTAGCTGGAGAGGCTGGAGTTAAAGCTGATTATGAAAAAGCTGTTCAAATCTGTACTAAATCTGCTCAAAAAGAGATGATTGTTCCTTCTGTACTTGCTATAGTTGTACCTGTTGTTGTTGGTTTTATATTTGGTGTACCTGCTGTTATAGGTATGTTAGTGGGTGGTTTAACTTCTGGTTTTGCTATGGCTGTTATGATGTCTAATGCTGGTGGTGCTTGGGACAATGCTAAAAAATATATTGAAGCTGGTAATTTAGGCGGTAAGAAGATAGTTGATGAAAATGGTAACAAAATCACTAACCCTAATCATGCTGCTGCTGTTATAGGTGATACTGTTGGTGACCCATTCAAAGATACTTCTGGACCAAGCTTAAACATTCTTATTAAACTTATGAGCTTAATAAGTGTTGTATTTGCTGGTGCGGTTGTTGCTTTCTCACCAAAAATTCAAGCTTTACTTGGTATAGCTGACCAAATTATTAAGTAA